The following coding sequences lie in one Apium graveolens cultivar Ventura chromosome 3, ASM990537v1, whole genome shotgun sequence genomic window:
- the LOC141713489 gene encoding HMG1/2-like protein yields MKGGRSKAGSKDERLSVKQSKGKKVKDPNKPKRAPSAFFVFMEGFRKQFKEENPNVKGVAAMGKAGGDRWRSMSDDEKAPFVRTAEQRKKEYEKKMRAYESKQSGGNEEEESDKSKSEVNDEEDEEGSEEEEDDD; encoded by the exons ATGAAAGGAGGTAGATCTAAAGCTGGATCCAAAGACGAGAg GCTTTCTGTGAAACAAAGCAAGGGCAAAAAGGTCAAGGACCCTAACAAGCCTAAGCGTGCTCCCAGCGCTTTCTTCGTTTTCAT GGAGGGGTTTAGGAAGCAGTTTAAGGAGGAAAACCCTAATGTCAAGGGAGTTGCTGCG ATGGGGAAAGCTGGTGGGGACAGATGGAGGTCAATGAGTGATGAT GAAAAGGCTCCGTTTGTTCGTACTGCTGAGCAAAGGAAGAAGGAGTATGAGAAGAAAATGAGAGCGTATGAGAGTAAGCAG AGTGGAGGGAATGAAGAAGAGGAATCCGACAAGTCCAAGTCTGAGGTTAATGATGAGGAAGACGAAGAGGGCAGTGAAGAG GAGGAAGATGACGATTGA